A portion of the Rhodanobacter sp. AS-Z3 genome contains these proteins:
- the lpxC gene encoding UDP-3-O-acyl-N-acetylglucosamine deacetylase — translation MIKQRTLKNIIRATGVGLHTGDKVYMTLRPAAPNTGIVFRRTDLDPPVDIRAREDNVGDTRLSTTLVNGDARVSTVEHLLSAMAGLGIDNAYVDLSAPEVPIMDGSAGPFVFLLQSAGIEEQNAAKRFIRIKKPVKVQEGDKWASFEPFEGFKVGFSIDFNHPIISPRTSRAEIDFSTTSFVKEVSRARTFGFMRDIEMLRERNLALGGSMDNAVVLDDYRVLNEDGLRYEDEFVKHKILDAIGDLYLLGHSLIGAYHAHKSGHELNNKLLRTLMADASSWEEVSYHDDPATSPISYAHPAQAI, via the coding sequence ATGATCAAGCAGCGTACGCTCAAAAATATCATCCGGGCGACCGGTGTCGGCCTGCACACCGGCGACAAGGTGTACATGACCTTGCGGCCTGCGGCGCCAAATACCGGCATCGTTTTCCGACGAACCGACCTCGATCCGCCGGTGGACATCCGTGCGCGTGAAGACAATGTCGGTGATACCCGGCTGTCGACCACCCTGGTCAACGGTGATGCCCGCGTGTCCACGGTTGAGCACCTGCTCTCGGCGATGGCTGGCTTGGGCATCGACAACGCTTACGTCGACCTGTCCGCGCCGGAAGTGCCGATCATGGATGGCAGTGCCGGTCCGTTCGTGTTCCTGCTGCAGTCTGCCGGTATCGAAGAGCAGAACGCGGCCAAGCGTTTCATTCGGATCAAGAAGCCGGTGAAGGTGCAGGAAGGCGACAAATGGGCCAGCTTCGAGCCGTTCGAGGGGTTCAAGGTAGGCTTCTCGATCGACTTCAACCACCCGATCATCAGCCCGCGCACCTCGCGCGCCGAGATCGATTTCTCCACCACGTCCTTCGTCAAGGAAGTGAGCCGGGCGCGTACGTTCGGCTTCATGCGCGACATCGAAATGTTGCGTGAGCGCAACCTGGCATTGGGTGGCTCGATGGACAACGCCGTGGTGCTGGATGACTACCGCGTACTCAACGAAGACGGCCTGCGCTACGAGGACGAATTCGTCAAACACAAGATTCTGGACGCCATCGGTGACCTTTACCTGCTTGGTCACAGCCTGATTGGTGCCTATCATGCGCACAAGTCCGGTCATGAGCTGAACAACAAGCTGTTGCGTACACTGATGGCCGATGCCTCGTCGTGGGAAGAAGTCAGCTACCACGACGATCCGGCGACTTCGCCGATCTCGTATGCGCATCCTGCGCAGGCCATCTGA
- a CDS encoding M23 family metallopeptidase, with protein MQIILVSRARKLPKTLDLADRRLRWKLVSLLSLAVLGCMGAGVALALLVASPRDRSLADIRSLQQEIGQQKSALSGVRDEARRGMDALAVKLGQLQAQSTRLNALGERLAQVGKLDAGEFNFDQQPALGGVEDASGSAYALPPALDDSIEQLARQFDSQQAQLSALQSLLLDARIESNLKPTGMPVPGYISSYFGVRADPFDGRSARHTGLDISTPYGTSVHTVAEGMVTFAGVRHGYGNVVEIDHGNGYMTRYAHNSALVVRPGQHVQVGDVIAKAGSTGRSTGSHVHFEVWYDGRVINPLAFVRNHR; from the coding sequence ATGCAAATCATACTCGTATCACGTGCCAGGAAATTGCCGAAAACCCTTGATCTGGCGGATCGTCGCCTGCGCTGGAAGCTGGTTTCGCTCTTGTCGCTGGCCGTGCTTGGCTGCATGGGCGCAGGCGTTGCGCTGGCCTTGCTGGTCGCCAGTCCGCGGGATCGTTCGCTGGCTGACATTCGCTCGTTGCAGCAGGAAATCGGTCAGCAAAAGTCCGCGTTGAGTGGCGTGCGCGATGAGGCGCGGCGTGGCATGGATGCGCTGGCAGTCAAGCTGGGTCAGTTGCAGGCGCAGTCAACCCGGCTGAACGCCCTGGGCGAACGGCTGGCTCAGGTCGGCAAGCTGGATGCTGGCGAGTTCAACTTCGATCAGCAGCCTGCGCTAGGTGGCGTCGAGGACGCCAGTGGATCTGCCTACGCGCTGCCGCCAGCGCTGGACGACAGCATCGAACAGCTGGCGCGGCAGTTTGACAGCCAGCAGGCGCAGTTGTCCGCACTGCAGAGCTTGTTGCTGGACGCACGCATCGAATCCAACCTGAAACCCACCGGGATGCCGGTACCCGGCTATATCTCGTCGTATTTCGGCGTGCGCGCCGATCCGTTCGACGGCCGTTCCGCCCGGCATACCGGGTTGGATATCTCGACACCCTACGGAACATCCGTGCATACGGTGGCTGAGGGCATGGTGACGTTTGCCGGTGTTCGTCATGGCTATGGCAACGTGGTCGAAATCGACCATGGAAACGGCTACATGACCCGTTACGCGCACAACAGTGCACTGGTGGTACGGCCGGGTCAGCACGTGCAGGTGGGTGACGTGATCGCCAAGGCCGGTTCCACCGGCCGGTCGACCGGCTCGCACGTGCATTTCGAGGTCTGGTATGACGGCCGCGTGATCAATCCGCTGGCCTTCGTGCGCAATCACCGCTGA
- a CDS encoding DUF721 domain-containing protein has product MQRVTPATSRRSNNGPKSLADCGSFATLARKAASLEALDRALRQTLPSPLREQVRFANLRNDRLVFLASSPGWASRLRLMQTQILAAAHAIGTHASSVTVKVVPPTPAATPPDRSKPLSLAAAAHLVAAAASFTDPELRALFLELASLAETADSPVSETS; this is encoded by the coding sequence ATGCAACGCGTGACCCCGGCCACTTCCCGCCGCAGCAACAACGGACCGAAGTCCCTTGCCGATTGCGGCTCCTTCGCGACGCTGGCCCGCAAGGCTGCGTCACTGGAAGCGCTGGATCGCGCCTTGCGCCAGACGTTGCCATCGCCATTGCGCGAGCAGGTGAGATTCGCCAACCTGCGCAACGACCGCCTCGTCTTTCTGGCGTCTTCACCGGGCTGGGCATCGCGTCTGCGCTTGATGCAGACACAGATCCTTGCCGCCGCACATGCCATCGGCACACACGCCAGTTCAGTCACCGTGAAAGTAGTTCCCCCAACACCGGCCGCCACACCGCCGGATCGATCGAAACCGCTCTCGCTTGCCGCTGCCGCCCACCTGGTGGCGGCCGCCGCGTCATTCACAGACCCCGAATTGCGGGCACTGTTCCTTGAGCTGGCGTCCCTCGCCGAAACCGCTGATTCCCCTGTCTCCGAAACGAGCTGA
- the ftsZ gene encoding cell division protein FtsZ, which produces MFELIEKLAPNAVIKVIGVGGGGGNAVAHMLNSHIEGVEFVVANTDAQAMTSCGSRTHLQLGGNVTKGLGAGANPEVGRQAALEDRERIEAMLEGADMVFITAGMGGGTGTGAAPVVAQLAKEKGILTVAVVTKPFPFEGRRRMQVALKGIEDLSQHVDSLITVPNEKLLSVLGREVTLLNAFKAANDVLQGAVQGIADLITAPGLINVDFADVRTVMSEMGLAMMGSGTARGDDRAQAAAEAAIKNPLLEDVNLNGACGILVNVTAGPNLTMREFDEIGRIIHDFASEDATVVIGTSLDPEMKDDVRVTVVATGLNRAIASRQQPPIRIVETTQQVQMRPRPVVLRTGTGNEVVDYAQPDVVHANQGRTESAPPAKHAEPGFDYLDIPAFLRRQAD; this is translated from the coding sequence ATGTTTGAACTGATCGAAAAACTCGCACCTAATGCAGTCATCAAGGTGATCGGCGTGGGCGGCGGCGGCGGCAATGCCGTGGCACACATGTTGAACTCTCACATCGAAGGCGTGGAATTCGTCGTCGCCAACACCGACGCCCAGGCAATGACCAGCTGCGGCTCGCGAACCCACCTGCAACTCGGTGGCAACGTGACCAAGGGTCTCGGCGCCGGCGCGAACCCCGAGGTCGGCCGTCAGGCCGCACTGGAGGACCGTGAACGGATCGAGGCGATGCTGGAAGGTGCCGACATGGTGTTCATCACCGCCGGCATGGGTGGCGGCACCGGTACCGGTGCGGCACCGGTGGTGGCACAGCTGGCCAAGGAGAAGGGCATCCTCACCGTGGCGGTGGTGACCAAGCCGTTCCCGTTCGAAGGCCGTCGTCGCATGCAGGTTGCGCTGAAGGGCATCGAAGACTTGTCCCAGCATGTCGACTCGCTGATCACCGTACCGAACGAGAAACTGCTCAGCGTACTTGGCCGCGAAGTCACCTTGCTCAACGCGTTCAAGGCCGCCAATGACGTGCTGCAGGGCGCCGTGCAGGGCATTGCCGACCTGATCACCGCCCCAGGCCTGATCAACGTCGACTTCGCCGACGTGCGTACCGTGATGTCCGAAATGGGCCTGGCGATGATGGGCTCGGGCACCGCCCGTGGCGATGATCGTGCCCAGGCCGCGGCCGAGGCGGCGATCAAGAACCCGCTGCTGGAAGACGTCAACCTCAACGGCGCTTGCGGCATTCTGGTCAATGTCACGGCGGGTCCGAACCTGACCATGCGGGAATTCGACGAGATCGGTCGGATCATCCACGACTTCGCCAGCGAAGACGCCACCGTGGTGATCGGTACCTCGCTCGACCCCGAGATGAAGGACGACGTGCGCGTCACCGTGGTCGCCACCGGCCTCAACCGCGCCATCGCCTCGCGCCAGCAGCCGCCAATCCGCATCGTGGAAACCACCCAGCAGGTGCAGATGCGCCCGCGTCCGGTGGTGCTGCGTACCGGCACCGGCAACGAAGTGGTCGACTACGCCCAGCCGGACGTGGTGCACGCCAACCAGGGTCGGACCGAGTCGGCGCCACCGGCGAAGCACGCCGAACCGGGCTTTGACTACCTGGATATCCCGGCGTTCCTGCGTCGACAGGCGGACTGA